TGAGGTGGGTGTGGATCTGGGTGTCCGGCCGGGCCCCCGCCGACGCCAGGCGGAACGTGGCCACCGCCCACTCGAGATAGCCTCGCCTGTCCGCTCCGCGCCGCGGCAGCAGCTCGCGGATGGCCGGCTCGTCGATCTGCACGATCGCCAGCCCCGCCTGCTCCAGGTCCGCCACCTCGTCGCGGATCACCAGGGCCAGCTGGGTGGCCACCTCGGGCAGCGCGAGGTCGGTCCGGGAGAAGGACCGTGCGAGCATCGTCACCGGCCCCGTCACCATCCCCTTGACCGGGCGGTCGGTGAGCGTCTGCGCGTACCCCGTCCACTCGACCGTCATCGGCGCGGGCCGGGCGACGTCCCCGTAGAGGATCGGCGGGCGCACGCAGCGGGACCCGTAGGACTGCACCCACCCGTGCCGGGTCGCGGCGAACCCGTCGAGCAGTTCCGCGAAGTACTGCACCATGTCGTTGCGCTCGACCTCGCCGTGCACCAGGACGTCCAGGCCGATGTCCTCCTGCAGCCGGACCACCGAGGCGATCTCCTCCCGCAGGTACTCGCAGTAGCGCTCGTAGTCGATCCGGCCGTCGGCCAGGTCCCGGCGGGCCCGCCTGATCTGGACGGTCTGAGGGAAGGACCCCAGCGTCGCGGTGGGCAGGACCGGCAGCTGCAGCCGATCCGCCTGCAGGGGAGCCCGCTGTGCGTAGGGCATGCGGACCCTGTCGTCGTCGTCGACCCCCGACGTCCTGGACCGGACGTCCTCCCGGCGCGCACTGGGCCGCACCGGCAAGGGTCGCCAGCGCGGAGTGGGGCCGTCGACGAGCGCGTCGGCCAGCGACACCACCTCCGCGACCTTCTGTTCGGCGAAGGCCAGCGAGTCCTCGAGTTCCGCCGGCAGGTCCACCTCGGCCAGGACGTCGTAGGGCACGTGCAGCAGCGTGCAGGAGGTCGACACCACCAGGTCCTCGAACGTGGCCTTGAGTTCCCTGAGGTAGCCCAGGACCTCGAACTTGTCCGTGCGCCAGACGTTCTGGCCGTCGACCACCCCGGCGTAGAGCCGCTTGCCGGCCAGACCCGGGATCGCCGCGAGCTCGGCGGCGGGCCGGTACCCGTGCACCAGATCCAGGCCGATCGCCTCGATCCCGGTGGCCGCGAGCGCCGGCAGCGCCTCGCCCAGGTCCCCGTACTGCCCCGTCACCAGGATCCGGGGACGCGTGGGGACCGCGGACAGGCGGTCGTAGGCATGCCGCAGCCGCTCGATCTCGTGGGGCGTGCGTTCCATGGTCATGCACGGCTCGTCGAACTGCACGCAGGTCACGCCGGCCTCCGCCAGCGTCACCAGCACCGCCTCGTACTGGTCGAGCACCCGGTCCAGCAGCGCGATCGGT
This Dietzia psychralcaliphila DNA region includes the following protein-coding sequences:
- the metE gene encoding 5-methyltetrahydropteroyltriglutamate--homocysteine S-methyltransferase yields the protein MLGYPRIGPRRELKRALERYWHGDGTRSELLAVGRRIRESTWQDLQDTGLTQIPGNTFSFYDHVLDDALLVGAVPQRFRDLVEGLSPLDTQFALARGRADMAPLELVALQGTPYHYRQPEFEDSSVLGLRPGELLAEVARAHELGVDIRPVITGPVSLLLLSKPAATAAPDFRPIALLDRVLDQYEAVLVTLAEAGVTCVQFDEPCMTMERTPHEIERLRHAYDRLSAVPTRPRILVTGQYGDLGEALPALAATGIEAIGLDLVHGYRPAAELAAIPGLAGKRLYAGVVDGQNVWRTDKFEVLGYLRELKATFEDLVVSTSCTLLHVPYDVLAEVDLPAELEDSLAFAEQKVAEVVSLADALVDGPTPRWRPLPVRPSARREDVRSRTSGVDDDDRVRMPYAQRAPLQADRLQLPVLPTATLGSFPQTVQIRRARRDLADGRIDYERYCEYLREEIASVVRLQEDIGLDVLVHGEVERNDMVQYFAELLDGFAATRHGWVQSYGSRCVRPPILYGDVARPAPMTVEWTGYAQTLTDRPVKGMVTGPVTMLARSFSRTDLALPEVATQLALVIRDEVADLEQAGLAIVQIDEPAIRELLPRRGADRRGYLEWAVATFRLASAGARPDTQIHTHLSYSSLQVMKEAIEGLDADVTAIVATRSIDWVLDALTDHTLTRQVAPGVYESRSGFVPDIDLLHERLLEAVAAVGVERLWAVPDGGLKTRYTWQLEPSLRNLVTAARRIRRAVARGT